The Fragaria vesca subsp. vesca linkage group LG2, FraVesHawaii_1.0, whole genome shotgun sequence genome includes a window with the following:
- the LOC101305436 gene encoding protein FAR1-RELATED SEQUENCE 5-like: MEREIPMNIELKQLINTGTGSGDCQISSTSDFENGTDLNGFIEVESNEEESEEDTRPSEKADSIHSRMCQELIPVVSMEFATEDDALAFYNRYAYRFGFGTRLSISHTSSSGLLRDRLFVCSAEGKRGKDKRNLYVKSHRAETRFGCRARMKIKYDLKSGKYTVVEFFADHTHVTSTPSKTHRFRSHRKISIAQNVQADMAEASGLNPKETLELLSRQAGGREHLGFIPEDYRNYLRSKRTREMKCGDTGGVLEYLQRMQLNNPSFTYAIQVDANELITNIFWADAKMKVDYDYFGDVVCFDTTYRKNKEGRPFAMFVGVNNHKQTLIFGAALLYDETAETFMWLFDTFANTMSGKKPKSILTDQDAAMAKALASQWPETHHRLCIWHIYQNAAKHLKSVFEKFNDFAEDFSSIIYDYEDVEDFLIAWKKMLEKYNLQENTWLGRLFDLKEKWALVYGRETFCADITTTQRSESMNNVVKKYVSYKYDLLRFFRHFQRLVDDRRYNELVADFKASQTTPALSFPVKILRKATKVYTPAVFKWFQVELCKAHDCTLRLFSEIGTMHIYEVTAHGKRFHHIVTYDSADNTISCSCKKFEFSGILCSHALKVLSTNNVKTIPSQYISKRWTKDIRDQMPKVSCPNANEDDSNAKIASRYRELARLHTELATVAAESDEAYEITVVALHKTLVDVKASLKKKTSQEAPKATSPINNSALEVITNDIDDHRVRGIKVKERIVRKEDSIRPKNALEKLLGSKRHRKEVNTSPRHQKEPELNHTNENSTCVPTTLVDSTSVHASQNLVNEQEVNVTTSGMDICIKDRVLPQQLHFLQNPQSTMHATMEQYMKHNHGAQYSEVTFFSFGVVNLLSEANYA; encoded by the exons ATGGAACGTGAAATTCCTATGAATATCGAACTCAAACAGCTTATCAACACCG GTACAGGTAGTGGTGATTGTCAAATATCTAGCACATCAGATTTTGAAAATGGTACAGACTTGAATGGTTTCATAGAAGTTGAAAGCAATGAAGAAGAGTCAGAAGAAGACACAAGACCTAGTGAAAAGGCTGATTCAATCCATTCCAGAATGTGTCAAGAACTGATTCCCGTAGTTAGTATGGAGTTTGCAACAGAAGATGATGCATTGGCCTTTTACAATCGTTATGCATATAGATTTGGTTTCGGTACTAGATTAAGTATATCACATACATCTTCCAGTGGCTTACTGAGGGATAGACTTTTTGTTTGCTCGGCTGAAGGTAAACGTGGAAAAGACAAGCGAAATCTGTATGTCAAATCTCATCGTGCTGAGACCAGATTTGGTTGTAGAGCAAGGATGAAAATTAAGTATGATCTGAAGTCTGGAAAGTATACTGTTGTGGAATTTTTTGCTGATCATACTCATGTGACTTCAACTCCTAGCAAGACCCATCGTTTTAGGTCTCATAGGAAAATCTCTATTGCTCAAAATGTTCAAGCTGATATGGCTGAAGCTTCAGGACTCAATCCGAAAGAAACTCTTGAGCTATTGAGTCGACAAGCAGGTGGACGTGAGCATTTGGGATTTATTCCAGAAGATTATAGGAATTATTTACGTTCAAAGCGAACAAGAGAAATGAAGTGTGGGGATACCGGTGGTGTTCTGGAATATCTACAAAGAATGCAATTGAATAATCCTAGTTTTACTTATGCTATACAAGTTGATGCGAATGAGTTGATAACCAATATCTTCTGGGCTGATGCAAAGATGAAGGTAGACTATGATTACTTTGGTGATGTAGTATGTTTTGATACCACCTACAGGAAAAACAAAGAAGGAAGGCCATTTGCGATGTTTGTTGGAGTGAATAATCATAAGCAAACACTTATATTTGGTGCTGCATTGTTATATGATGAGACTGCTGAAACTTTCATGTGGTTGTTTGATACCTTTGCAAATACAATGTCTGGGAAGAAACCAAAGAGCATATTGACAGACCAAGATGCTGCAATGGCTAAAGCCTTAGCTTCCCAATGGCCAGAAACACACCATCGACTATGCATTTGGCACATATATCAAAACGCAGCTAAGCATCTTAAAAGTGTCTTTGAGAAGTTTAATGATTTTGCTGAAGACTTTAGCAGTATCATATATGATTATGAAGATGTTGAAGACTTCTTAATTGCTTGGAAGAAGATGCTTGAAAAGTACAATCTTCAAGAAAATACATGGTTAGGCCGGCTATTTGATTTGAAGGAGAAATGGGCTTTAGTTTATGGGCGAGAAACATTCTGTGCAGATATTACCACTACCCAACGCAGCGAAAGCATGAATAATGTTGTTAAAAAGTATGTGAGTTACAAGTATGATTTGCTGCGATTTTTTCGTCACTTTCAGAGATTGGTTGATGATCGTCGTTATAATGAGTTAGTAGCTGATTTCAAAGCAAGTCAGACCACCCCTGCATTGTCATTCCCAGTGAAAATATTAAGGAAGGCAACAAAGGTGTACACACCAGCAGTGTTTAAATGGTTCCAAGTTGAGTTATGTAAAGCTCATGATTGCACCTTGAGGTTATTCAGTGAAATTGGAACAATGCACATATATGAAGTTACCGCTCATGGAAAGCGTTTCCACCATATTGTAACATATGACTCAGCCGATAATACTATCTCATGCAGCTGCAAGAAGTTTGAGTTTTCTGGAATTTTGTGCTCACATGCTTTGAAGGTTCTGTCGACAAATAATGTGAAGACCATTCCTAGCCAATACATCTCAAAGAGATGGACAAAGGATATTAGAGATCAAATGCCAAAGGTGTCATGTCCAAATGCGAATGAAGATGACTCAAATGCAAAAATAGCAAGTCGTTACAGAGAATTGGCTCGATTACATACTGAACTTGCAACAGTTGCTGCTGAATCTGATGAAGCTTATGAAATTACTGTGGTGGCCCTTCACAAGACATTAGTTGATGTTAAGGCATCTTTAAAGAAGAAGACCAGTCAAGAAGCACCAAAAGCTACCTCACCGATCAACAATAGTGCACTTGAGGTTATTACTAATGATATTGATGATCATAGGGTGAGAGGAATCAAGGTTAAAGAAAGAATTGTTCGGAAGGAGGATTCTATAAGACCAAAGAATGCTTTGGAAAAGCTCTTAGGAAGTAAAAGGCATAGGAAAGAAGTAAATACTTCACCCAGACACCAGAAGGAACCAGAATTAAATCATACCAATGAGAACTCCACATGTGTTCCTACTACACTAGTTGATTCCACAAGTGTTCATGCTTCACAAAATTTAGTGAATGAACAG GAGGTCAATGTTACAACGTCTGGTATGGACATATGCATTAAAGATAGAGTTTTACCTCAACAATTACATTTTCTTCAG AATCCTCAATCTACCATGCATGCTACAATGGAGCAGTACATGAAGCATAATCATGGAGCTCAATATTCAGAGGTGACATTCTTTAGCTTTGGTGTTGTCAACTTGCTTTCTGAAGCTAACTATGCATAA
- the LOC101300210 gene encoding protein FD-like — MTMEDVWKDISLASLCDHSSPGAAGSSATRNDPAGVRGFIFQDFMAAASTKLAPSSLATDLGPPPPANLLSLSSSGSDHFQQYQVHNSSATTSTNTSAPPNLAKPNPDSTTRPSSSLISFSNKSALEALGSSSYCKKRAVEEENGENSRHVRHKRMIKNRESASRSRARKQAYTSELELKLELLKEENARLRMQQQKFCLATPVAPATTLKRAHSM, encoded by the exons ATGACGATGGAGGATGTGTGGAAAGACATCAGCCTAGCTTCTCTCTGTGACCACAGCTCACCGGGTGCTGCCGGCAGCTCCGCCACTCGTAATGACCCTGCAGGTGTTCGTGGCTTCATTTTCCAAGATTTCATGGCGGCTGCTTCCACCAAACTCGCTCCTTCTTCTCTTGCTACTGATCTAGGGCCACCGCCGCCGGCCAATCTCCTCAGCTTGAGTTCTTCCGGCTCCGATCATTTTCAGCAGTACCAAGTTCACAACTCTTCTGCTACTACCAGTACCAACACTAGTGCTCCACCAAACTTAGCGAAACCAAACCCTGATAGTACTACTAGGCCTTCATCTTCTTTGATCTCTTTCTCAAACAAGTCCGCCTTGGAGGCTTTGGGTTCTTCCTCATATTGCAAGAAAAGGGCCGTAGAGGAAGAAAACGGAGAGAATTCTAGGCATGTCCGGCATAAGCGGATGATCAAGAACAGAGAATCGGCTTCACGCTCCAGAGCTCGAAAGCAG GCTTATACAAGTGAGCTGGAACTTAAACTTGAACTTTTGAAGGAGGAAAATGCCAGACTCAGAATGCAGCAACAGAAG TTCTGCTTAGCCACCCCTGTAGCACCAGCAACAACTCTAAAAAGGGCACACTCTATGTAG
- the LOC101305726 gene encoding subtilisin-like protease-like produces the protein MEGISIFLAFATLFLSSSKASTDQTSNSSRVYIVYMGSAAPNSLTSTTASLRTDHARLLTLLTRRKGNALVHVYRHGFSGFAARLSEEEALLMAQKPGVVSVFPDHLLKLHTTHSWDFLKYQTELEINSFPNSISENNDAAGDDTPPDSKGSDTIIGIIDTGIWPESESFNDKGMGPIPSRWKGTCMKGPDFTSSSCNRKLIGARFYNSDELIADNDSPRDLVGHGTHVAGTAAGSVVPGASYYGLAAGTAKGGSPGSRIAMYKVCTAQGCSASAILAAFDDAISDGVDVLSLSLGSTSYQPDLSSDPIAMGAFHAVERGIIVVSSAGNDGPNRETVANFAPWLLTVAASTIDRIFQSNVILGANKVIQGEGINFSSLQKSPVHPLIYALSAKTADAEEPEARNCDEGSLEEKLIKGKIVICDTDVPFYTTENQIATVKSLGGIGVVFTRDDNIGIMADTYGAFPATAISLKDAKDIFSYINSTRNPVATILPTETVTKYKPAPTVAYFSSRGPSAATNNILKPDIAAPGVDILAAWIGNDTAVTLAGKEAPKFNVLSGTSMACPHVSGIAASVKTQNPAWSPSAIRSAIMTTATRINNLKTPITTDSSSIATPYDYGAGQVTSTGPLHPGLVYETDTIDYLNYLCYYGFDTSKLKTIARTIPIGFACPKDSKADYISNINYPSIAISKFNGKESRNISRKVTNVAGDGEMVFTANVDAPRGLSVKVIPDKLIFSKDNQKLSYQVVFSATTPVPKEDMFGSLTWSNGQYKVRSPFVVSI, from the exons ATGGAAGGCATCTCAATCTTCTTGGCATTTGCGACTCTCTTCCTTAGTAGTAGTAAAGCTAGTACTGATCAGACTAGCAACAGCAGCCGAGTTTATATTGTGTACATGGGATCTGCAGCTCCAAACTCTTTAACCAGCACTACAGCTTCCTTGAGGACTGACCATGCTCGCCTCCTTACTCTTCTGACGAGACG GAAAGGAAATGCGTTGGTGCACGTTTACAGGCATGGCTTCTCAGGATTCGCGGCCCGGCTCTCAGAGGAGGAGGCACTTCTTATGGCTCAGAAACCTGGAGTTGTATCTGTCTTTCCTGATCACTTATTGAAGCTCCACACCACTCATTCCTGGGATTTCCTCAAGTATCAGACCGAGTTAGAAATCAACTCATTTCCCAACAGCATCTCCGAGAATAACGACGCTGCTGGTGATGACACACCACCGGACTCTAAAGGATCTGACACCATAATTGGTATTATAGACACAG GTATTTGGCCGGAGTCGGAGAGTTTTAATGATAAGGGTATGGGTCCGATTCCGTCAAGGTGGAAGGGAACGTGCATGAAAGGACCTGATTTTACTTCATCCAGCTGTAATAG GAAGCTGATAGGAGCAAGATTTTACAACTCCGACGAGCTGATCGCAGACAACGACTCACCAAGGGATTTAGTTGGGCATGGAACACATGTTGCAGGCACAGCTGCAGGGAGTGTCGTACCGGGTGCATCCTACTACGGCCTAGCTGCTGGGACAGCCAAGGGAGGCTCCCCAGGTTCAAGGATCGCCATGTACAAAGTATGCACAGCACAGGGTTGCTCTGCATCGGCGATATTAGCAGCATTCGATGATGCTATTAGTGATGGGGTGGATGTTCTATCTCTGTCCCTTGGTTCGACAAGTTATCAGCCAGATTTGAGCAGCGACCCCATTGCAATGGGAGCTTTCCATGCAGTCGAGCGGGGGATCATAGTCGTGTCCTCGGCAGGGAATGATGGACCAAACCGTGAAACAGTTGCGAACTTTGCACCTTGGCTATTGACTGTTGCTGCTTCCACCATTGATCGGATTTTCCAGTCTAATGTGATCTTGGGGGCAAACAAAGTGATCCAG GGAGAAGGCATAAATTTTTCTAGTCTCCAGAAATCTCCTGTGCACCCACTGATATATGCACTTTCTGCGAAGACAGCAGACGCTGAGGAACCCGAAGCAAG AAACTGCGACGAAGGATCATTGGAGGAAAAACTGATCAAGGGAAAGATTGTTATCTGTGACACAGATGTTCCTTTCTATACTACTGAAAACCAAATTGCAACAGTGAAGAGTCTTGGCGGAATAGGTGTAGTTTTTACCCGGGATGATAATATTGGGATAATGGCAGACACATATGGAGCATTTCCAGCAACAGCCATCAGTTTAAAGGATGCCAAAGATATCTTCTCCTATATCAACTCAACCAG AAACCCAGTTGCAACGATCTTACCAACAGAGACTGTGACAAAGTATAAACCAGCACCCACAGTTGCATATTTTTCATCCAGAGGCCCCTCAGCTGCGACAAATAACATACTCAAG CCTGATATTGCAGCACCTGGTGTGGACATTCTTGCAGCTTGGATTGGCAATGACACAGCGGTTACTCTAGCCGGAAAAGAGGCCCCAAAATTCAATGTGCTCTCAGGGACTTCCATGGCATGCCCACATGTTTCCGGGATAGCAGCCTCTGTCAAAACTCAAAACCCCGCATGGAGTCCATCAGCCATCAGATCGGCCATCATGACAACAG CAACTCGAATAAACAATTTGAAAACCCCAATTACTACAGATTCAAGTTCAATAGCCACACCATACGACTATGGTGCAGGGCAAGTCACATCAACCGGACCACTACATCCAGGCCTGGTATATGAAACCGACACCATTGACTACTTGAACTATCTCTGCTATTATGGGTTTGACACTTCCAAACTCAAAACCATTGCTAGAACTATTCCAATAGGTTTTGCTTGTCCCAAAGACTCCAAGGCTGATTACATATCCAACATCAACTACCCATCAATAGCAATCTCCAAATTCAACGGAAAAGAAAGCAGGAATATAAGCAGGAAGGTTACAAATGTTGCAGGAGATGGTGAAATGGTTTTCACAGCAAACGTGGATGCACCTAGAGGTCTAAGCGTCAAAGTGATTCCTGACAAACTAATTTTTTCTAAGGACAACCAGAAGCTCAGTTATCAAGTGGTTTTCTCTGCAACCACACCTGTTCCCAAGGAAGACATGTTTGGGTCTCTTACATGGAGCAATGGACAGTATAAAGTCCGAAGTCCATTTGTTGTAAGTATTTGA
- the LOC101299925 gene encoding SKP1-like protein 1B-like — MSSGRKITLKSSDGESFEVDEAVALESQTIKHMIEDDCADNGIPLPNVTSKILAKVIEYCKKHVDAAPKSDDRSSSSGDEELKNWDADFVKVDQATLFDLILAANYLNIKNLLDLTCQTVADMIKGKTPEEIRKTFNIKNDFTPEEEEEVRRENQWAFE, encoded by the exons ATGTCGTCCGGAAGGAAGATAACCCTGAAGAGCTCCGACGGCGAGTCTTTCGAGGTGGACGAGGCGGTGGCTTTGGAGTCGCAGACGATCAAGCACATGATCGAGGACGATTGCGCCGACAATGGGATCCCACTCCCCAACGTTACCAGCAAGATCCTCGCGAAGGTCATCGAGTACTGCAAGAAGCACGTGGACGCTGCCCCTAAGTCCGACGACCGCTCCTCCTCCTCCGGCGACGAAGAGCTCAAGAACTGGGACGCCGACTTCGTCAAGGTCGACCAGGCCACCCTCTTCGATCTCATCCTG GCTGCGAATTATTTGAACATCAAGAACCTGCTCGACCTTACTTGCCAAACGGTGGCGGACATGATCAAGGGGAAAACGCCTGAGGAGATTCGCAAGACATTCAACATCAAGAATGACTTTACACCAGAGGAAGAGGAGGAAGTCCGCAGGGAGAACCAATGGGCTTTTGAGTGA
- the LOC101300500 gene encoding uncharacterized protein LOC101300500 → MEAKAIVADKCKALTKSTQDFFDSLINGPPKPPPRRNNNPIAILKRLQREAFSDLMKLRDRQDKVEKIVSLYGTSRGKGSPFQEASTVIRGEFDHLGAVSFMHNDDESHQESEALTQAGILTGVKSRFSVETSVQENDTLVAEFVASEKHKIDLSDLSECSLSLAKVAYTANVSNWLSAIAIPVGAQCRDVAVLTNPSHQGKGLTHFSSFGPPLLNERNGSAIGLMVKKSNVVASLAQFVSGQVGSSRVGRCFSTFGQVVCQLPARTKLSLMGLHQVPKLSSEHVNHVASNYGLGDLVQHLSPETTVEAYTPPLGTSSQGNVSTGPTGSIALMLESEIDEITKIGGWIEMKQSNPKNIEWAVTVSDDSEDSFGWGLSLNGGLGVEGPDSWNHFQVESYLKLNLGKRLSVKPGITTHIVDGKPRMTALMLRSNWFL, encoded by the exons ATGGAAGCCAAAGCTATTGTAGCTGACAAGTGTAAAGCTCTGACGAAATCCACCCAGGATTTCTTCGACTCTCTCATCAATGGACCTCCCAAACCTCCACCTCGCCGCAATAATAATCCG ATTGCGATATTGAAGCGGTTGCAACGAGAAGCGTTTTCGGACTTGATGAAACTGAGGGACAGGCAGGATAAAGTGGAGAAGATTGTGTCCTTGTATGGGACTTCCCGAGGAAAAGGGAGTCCATTCCAAGAGGCCAGCACCGTTATCAGGGGAGAGTTTGATCACTTGGGGGCGGTATCGTTCATGCATAATGATGATGAGTCTCATCAGGAATCCGAGGCTCTTACTCAAGCCGGAATATTAACTGGGGTTAAGTCAAGGTTCAGTGTTGAAACAAGTGTTCAGGAAAATGATACGCTTGTGGCGGAGTTTGTGGCCAGTGAGAAGCATAAGATTGATCTCTCTGATCTTTCAGAGTGCTCGCTTTCTCTAGCGAAAGTGGCGTATACTGCAAATGTTAGTAACTGGTTATCGGCAATTGCGATCCCGGTGGGAGCTCAATGTAGGGATGTTGCTGTTCTTACAAATCCTTCTCATCAG GGAAAGGGCCTAACTCATTTTTCATCATTTGGACCACCTCTTCTAAATGAGCGCAATGGTAGTGCAATTGGCTTGATGGTGAAAAAATCAAATGTTGTTGCTTCATTGGCACAGTTTGTTTCTGGACAAGTAGGTTCTAGTAGAGTCGGGCGCTGCTTCAGCACCTTTGGGCAAGTTGTCTGTCAACTCCCTGCAAGAACAAAGCTCTCACTTATGGGTCTTCACCAAGTGCCCAAGTTATCTAGTGAGCATGTCAATCATGTAGCTTCTAACTATGGATTAGGTGATTTGGTGCAACATCTATCCCCTGAGACAACAGTTGAAGCATATACTCCACCCCTGGGAACAAGCTCACAGGGAAATGTGTCAACTGGACCAACCGGATCCATTGCTCTGATGCTAGAATCCGAAATTGATGAGATTACAAAGATTGGAGGTTGGATTGAGATGAAGCAATCAAATCCCAAGAATATAGAATGGGCTGTCACCGTATCTGATGACTCTGAAGATTCCTTTGGATGGGGACTGAGTTTAAATGGGGGTCTGGGAGTTGAAGGTCCCGACAGTTGGAACCATTTCCAGGTTGAATCATACTTGAAACTTAACTTGGGTAAGAGACTGAGTGTAAAGCCTGGTATCACAACGCATATTGTGGATGGCAAACCCAGAATGACTGCTCTTATGCTTCGTTCTAACTGGTTCCTCTGA
- the LOC101306013 gene encoding uncharacterized protein LOC101306013, with the protein MGFLSSSSSSSSSSGALMSSSKKLLIFVCSLAMVLGHYPRITECRVQIPPGKTLPAIIIFGDSIMDTGNNNNLKSVIKCNFPPYGQNFPGKVPTGRFGNGKVPSDFIAHELGVKEFVPPYADTSLTPEELSTGVCFASGGTGYDPQTPELVSVISLSDQLNSFKEYIGKLKANFGEERTNFILANSLFLVVAGSDDIANTYFTIGIRKAQYDVPAYTDLMVNSATNFLQVDLYALGARRFGVFSAPPIGCVPSQRTLGGGIQRQCAEEYNDAAKLFNSKLSANMKSLNSKLPDSRMVYIDVYTPILDIILYPTKYGLKVANKGCCGTGVLEVAILCTKLSPTCENPGDHVFWDSYHPTEQAYSVLIPPLLQKYVNHLSWRSRTRFRMDAARAILLCVLCYILMCNEGLAMKPMKLKLPANVSVPAVIMFGDSIVDTGNNNNNMKTFARCNFLPYGKDFEGGLPTGRFSNGKVPADLLVEAFGIKELLPPYMDGSLEPNDLLTGVNLAAGGVGYDPLTSKIAAVESLSDQLEQFKEYIEKLKGIVGEKRTNFIISNSMIFVVIGSNDISNTYFLLGARKLQFDLPSYIDFILNHASEFFKELYRLGARRIAVLGVPAIGCVPSQRTIGGGVGRDCDEKQNQAAELFNSKLSAEMNHLRHTLPDSKFTYMDVYNPLQDIIKNPNKYGFEVVNKGCCGTGMLEVTILCNKWSPKTCSNASTYVFWDSYHPTERAYQILSHQVLQNTIHSFF; encoded by the exons ATGGGGTTCCTCTCTTCTTCTTCTTCATCATCTTCTTCCTCTGGTGCCTTGATGTCTTCTTCGAAGAAGCTCTTGATCTTTGTTTGTAGTCTTGCTATGGTTTTAGGGCACTACCCCAGAATCACAGAGTGTCGGGTGCAGATACCACCGGGAAAGACATTGCCGGCGATTATAATTTTCGGTGATTCGATCATGGACACCGGCAACAACAACAATCTTAAGTCAGTTATCAAATGCAATTTCCCTCCTTATGGTCAAAATTTCCCTGGAAAAGTTCCAACTGGTAGATTTGGCAATGGAAAGGTTCCCTCAGACTTCATAG CTCATGAATTGGGAGTCAAAGAGTTTGTGCCGCCATATGCGGATACTAGTCTAACTCCTGAAGAACTCAGCACCGGAGTCTGCTTTGCTTCAGGTGGCACCGGATATGACCCTCAGACACCCGAGTTAGTA TCAGTTATATCGCTATCGGATCAGTTGAACAGCTTCAAAGAGTATATAGGGAAGCTGAAAGCTAATTTTGGCGAGGAGAGAACAAATTTCATCCTCGCCAACAGTCTCTTTCTGGTGGTCGCCGGTAGCGATGACATTGCCAACACCTATTTCACTATCGGCATCAGAAAGGCACAATACGACGTCCCTGCTTACACTGACCTTATGGTCAACTCCGCCACTAATTTCCTTCAGGTA GATCTGTATGCACTTGGGGCTAGAAGGTTTGGTGTTTTCAGTGCACCACCAATAGGGTGTGTGCCTTCACAGAGAACTCTAGGTGGAGGAATTCAAAGACAGTGTGCAGAAGAATACAACGACGCAGCGAAGCTATTCAACTCTAAGCTGTCGGCAAACATGAAGTCCTTAAATTCAAAGCTGCCCGATAGTAGAATGGTTTATATCGATGTTTACACTCCTATACTTGATATCATTCTATACCCTACGAAATACG GGCTTAAAGTGGCGAATAAAGGTTGCTGCGGCACAGGGGTACTAGAGGTGGCGATATTATGCACCAAATTGTCTCCGACGTGTGAAAATCCAGGGGATCATGTGTTCTGGGATAGTTATCACCCTACTGAACAAGCATACAGTGTGCTCATTCCTCCACTTCTCCAGAAGTACGTAAACCAC CTAAGTTGGAGATCGAGAACCAGATTCAGAATGGACGCAGCAAGAGCAATATTACTGTGTGTTCTTTGTTATATTTTGATGTGCAATGAAGGTTTAGCCATGAAGCCAATGAAGCTTAAGCTACCGGCGAACGTAAGTGTTCCGGCAGTGATTATGTTCGGAGATTCAATAGTAGATACGGGCAACAACAACAACAACATGAAGACATTTGCTCGCTGCAATTTCCTCCCCTATGGCAAAGACTTCGAAGGTGGACTTCCAACCGGACGATTCTCAAATGGAAAAGTTCCGGCTGATCTTTTAG TTGAAGCATTTGGAATCAAGGAGCTGTTGCCGCCCTATATGGATGGATCCCTAGAGCCTAATGATCTCCTTACCGGTGTTAACTTAGCTGCAGGAGGTGTAGGTTATGACCCCTTGACATCAAAAATCGCA GCAGTTGAATCGCTGTCCGATCAGCTGGAACAGTTCAAAGAGTACATAGAAAAGCTGAAAGGAATTGTTGGAGAAAAGAGAACAAACTTCATAATATCAAATAGTATGATCTTTGTGGTAATAGGAAGCAATGACATTTCCAATACCTATTTTCTTCTCGGTGCGAGGAAATTGCAATTTGATCTTCCTTCTTACATCGACTTCATTCTCAACCATGCTTCCGAATTCTTCAAG GAATTGTATCGACTTGGGGCACGAAGAATAGCCGTTTTGGGTGTACCAGCTATTGGGTGTGTGCCATCCCAAAGAACAATAGGAGGAGGCGTCGGAAGAGATTGCGACGAGAAGCAAAACCAAGCAGCGGAGCTCTTCAACTCCAAACTATCTGCAGAGATGAATCACCTTAGACATACACTTCCCGACTCTAAGTTCACCTACATGGACGTCTACAACCCACTACAAGATATCATCAAAAACCCTAACAAATACG GATTTGAAGTGGTGAATAAAGGGTGTTGTGGAACAGGGATGTTAGAGGTGACCATTCTTTGTAATAAATGGTCACCGAAAACATGTTCAAACGCGTCGACATATGTGTTTTGGGACAGTTATCATCCTACGGAAAGAGCATATCAGATCCTTAGCCATCAAGTACTTCAAAACACAATTCATTCTTTCTTCTAA